A single genomic interval of Helianthus annuus cultivar XRQ/B chromosome 6, HanXRQr2.0-SUNRISE, whole genome shotgun sequence harbors:
- the LOC110944864 gene encoding putative glutamine amidotransferase GAT1_2.1: protein MSKMFHPEQMRKANSDEFDNPGCTAAYKEFVKAVVAYQKKPNIIKRVPTSLKPDKELEQKRKVIVRSFSLARNLYEGGDNTRQLKESDLKPGAEFLESNIALSVQQENRLKQMGATVRNASSYMERLKMNKEREKLAKAVMGKMTIEQLSDLNLFYHMMGHISSDMLMIWGFFREDDGNLGGLWCK from the exons ATGTCTAAAATG TTCCATCCTGAGCAGATGAGGAAGGCGAATTCAGATGAATTCGACAATCCTGGATGCACTGCTGCTTACAAG GAATTTGTGAAGGCGGTTGTAGCATATCAAAAGAAGCCTAATATCATAAAAAGGGTACCGACATCTTTAAAACCTGATAAAGAATTGGAGCAAAAGAGAAAAGTTATTGTTCGTAGCTTCTCGCTTGCAAGAAACTTATACGAAGGAGGAGATAATACTCGTCAACTTAAAGAGTCTGATCTCAAACCGGGAGCTGAGTTTCTTGAG TCAAATATAGCACTGAGTGTGCAGCAAGAGAACAGGCTGAAGCAAATGGGAGCAACAGTGAGGAATGCATCTTCATACATGGAGAGATTGAAGATGAATAAAGAAAGAGAGAAATTAGCAAAAGCTGTAATGGGGAAGATGACAATTGAGCAATTATCTGATCTTAATCTGTTCTACCATATGATGGGACATATATCTTCTGATATGTTAATGATTTGGGGTTTTTTTCGAGAAGATGATGGGAATTTAGGGGGTTTGTGGTGTAAATGA